The DNA segment CGTCCAGCTCATGCTCCAGGGCGAGGGCGTCGTGGTGGTCCGGCCCAGCGAGGCGACCCCGCAGAGGCCCCAACAGCACTGATCCCGTACGGGGGTTCCCCGCGCCACCCGGAGTGATCCGCGTCGCACGGGCAACCCCCGTCGCCGTACCCGCGTCTTGCCCCACGACCGACCACGCCCCGCCTCCCCCGGTGGACCGGGGCGTTCGCCCGCATGCTATACGCGACGCGTATACACGTGGTGTATAGAAAGGTTCACATGTACGGCAAGGCTTTCGCCCCGGAGTACCAGGGCGCCCTGACCACCCTGTCCGTCAATTCCTCGCTGACCGAGGTGCTCGCCGAGGGCCTGGAGCGGCTGCGCGAGGCCGAGCGGGCCGGGAGCCCCGCCGAGGTGGCCCGCTGCGGTCTCGCGGTGGCCGAGGCGCACCGCCGGCTCGGCGACACGGCGGAGGCCGACCGCGCGTGGAAGGCGAGTTACCGCGCGGCCCGTACGGCCCAGGACACCGGGGCGATGGCGTGGGCGCTGTGGAGCGGGGGCACGCTGGCCCGGCAGCGCGGGGCGTTCCCGCTGGCCTGGCGGCTGCTGGGGCTGGCCGCCGAACTCGGCGAGCGCGGCGGCGACATCGTGGTCCGGGGCTACTCGCTGGCCGGGCTCGCGGAGACCGGCCGCATCCAGGGCGACTACGCGGCGGTCGGCCGGCTGCACGAACAGCTGCTCGCCGAGGCCCGCAGGCGCGGCGAGGCCCGGCACACGGTGTGGGCGCTGGAGGGCATCGCCCAGATGCACCGCAACACCGGCGACTTCGGGCGGGCGTACGCGCTGTTCGAGGAGGCGGCGGAGATAGCCGAACGCGCCGACGACCGGCGCGGACACGCCTGGGCGCTGCGCGGGCTCGCGGACATCCTCTCGGCGCGCGACGGGGACACCGGCCGGGCGCTGGAGCTGCTGTCGCGGGCGGAGGAGACCTGCCGGACGATGAACCTGTCCAGCGCGCTCGCCTACAACCACAAGATGCGCGGCAACGTCCTGTACCGCGCCGGGCGTTACGAGGAGGCGCGGGACCTGTACGGACTGGCGCTCTCGGAGTTCCGCACGATGGACGAACCCCGTGGCGAGGCGCTGTCCCGGCTCGGGCTGGCCAAGTCGCTGGCCCGGCTCGGCCGGGACCCTCAGGAGACGGCGGCCGAACTGGTCGATCTGGCGGCGGTGTTGGAGCGTGCGGGGCTGCGGCACACGCGGGAGATGGTGGCGCGGGCGCAGGCCGAGTTCGTGCCCGAGACGGAGGGCGCCCGGTGACGGCGGTGTTCCGCGCGGAGCGGATCTCGGCTCCTCAAGTCCTGGTCGAGACACGTGACTTGGTGCGGCCTGCGTTGCAGGAGGCGGTCGCCGGGCTGCATCCGTGGCTGGCCGAGATGGCCGCGTACTCCTTCGGCTGGCGCGAGGGCGCGGAGGCGGGCGGCAAGGGGGTGCGGCAGGCGCTGACGGTGCTCGGGGCGCGGGCGGCCGGTGCGGACGCCGGGGCGGGGGTGCCGGGCGCGGTCGCGGTGGAGCTGGTGCACGCCTTCTCGCTGCTGCACGACGACATCATGGACGGCGACGCCACCCGGCGCGGCCGCCCCGCGCTGTGGAAGGCGTACGGCACGGGTCCCGCCGTCCTCGCCGGGGACGCCCTGTTCGCGTTGGCCGTCGGCGTCCTGGCCGATGTGCCCGGCGGGGTGCGGCTGCTCTCGGGCGCGCTGGCCGACGTGCTGCGGGGGCAGGCCGACGACCTGCTGTTCACCTCCCGCCCGTGGACCGGCCCGGAGGCGGTGACGCCCGAGGAGTACCGGGTGATGGCGGAGGGCAAGACGGGGGCGCTGCTGGGCTGTTCGCTCGCGCTCGGCGCGCTGCTGGGCGGGGCGCCGCGTCCGGTCGTCGCCGCGCTGGACCGGGCCGGACGGCACGCGGGGGTCGCCTTCCAGCTCGCGGACGACGTGCTGGGCATCTGGGGCCGCCCGGAGGTCACCGGCAAGCCGG comes from the Streptomyces seoulensis genome and includes:
- a CDS encoding tetratricopeptide repeat protein; this encodes MYGKAFAPEYQGALTTLSVNSSLTEVLAEGLERLREAERAGSPAEVARCGLAVAEAHRRLGDTAEADRAWKASYRAARTAQDTGAMAWALWSGGTLARQRGAFPLAWRLLGLAAELGERGGDIVVRGYSLAGLAETGRIQGDYAAVGRLHEQLLAEARRRGEARHTVWALEGIAQMHRNTGDFGRAYALFEEAAEIAERADDRRGHAWALRGLADILSARDGDTGRALELLSRAEETCRTMNLSSALAYNHKMRGNVLYRAGRYEEARDLYGLALSEFRTMDEPRGEALSRLGLAKSLARLGRDPQETAAELVDLAAVLERAGLRHTREMVARAQAEFVPETEGAR
- a CDS encoding polyprenyl synthetase family protein, which translates into the protein MTAVFRAERISAPQVLVETRDLVRPALQEAVAGLHPWLAEMAAYSFGWREGAEAGGKGVRQALTVLGARAAGADAGAGVPGAVAVELVHAFSLLHDDIMDGDATRRGRPALWKAYGTGPAVLAGDALFALAVGVLADVPGGVRLLSGALADVLRGQADDLLFTSRPWTGPEAVTPEEYRVMAEGKTGALLGCSLALGALLGGAPRPVVAALDRAGRHAGVAFQLADDVLGIWGRPEVTGKPVGGDLREGKRTYPVLAALAAPEGARLPGLLRRQRTAQAAALIEAAGGRDAALTEARAHMAAARTLLDGLPLEPGAAAELGALLDALADRER